In the Candidatus Rokuibacteriota bacterium genome, ACACCTGCAGCGCCAGCTCGACGATGTCGATGGCGCGATCCACGCCGGCGCAGAACCCGCGGGGGCCGGTGAGCACGATCTCCTGGAGCTGCGTGACCGTCATGGCTTCCTCATGGGACGACTCAGGCAGTATACCGGACCCGGGCCGGCGCCTCAATTTCATGGCGCAATCGCCCCACGATCACCAGCTTCGGCTTCTCGCGCGCCCTGATCGATTCGGCACCGAGGTGGGGCGCGACCATCCCCCCGTGCGCCCGCCCTCGTGCGGGCCAACCCGCGCAACGGCCGGAAGTCGGTGCATGTCGGCTCCGATGCCTGGTACCTCGAGGGCCTGGGGATCGACGAGAGTCGATCGGTCAAGCCTGGCTCAGCGCAGGCCGCCAGCGATCCGCCGAATCTCAGCCGGCGTGTGCTCGCCTCCGAGCGGCGTCCCCGGCACCAGATGCTTGCCCATGGCCAGCCCGCCGACGAGAACGGGCTCGAACCCGATCTCACGAATGAGGCTCTGGGCGACCGCGATCGCCTTCGGATCGTCGCCCGCGATCGGCACCCCGACCGGGTCGCCCGGGCGATGTGCGAGCTCGGCCAGCCTTCGAGAGCCGATCGCATTGAACGCGCGGACGATGCGCGCGCCCGGCAGCAGTCTGGCGGTCACCAGCCCGGCTCCCCCCTGCTCGCCGACCCACTTGACGAGCTCCTCGCCGTCGCGCCGCGCGATCGGATTGCTCACATCGATCACCAGCACCTTCTTGGCGAGGGCGCCTGCATGGGCCTTGCCGATCTGCTCCATCGCGGTGTAGGGGATGGCGATCACCACGACATCGCCGAACGCGATCGCTTGCTCGACCGTGCCGGCCTGCGCGAGCGGCCCGAGGCCGGCGACGAGGCCCTTCAGCTGCTCGGGATGGCGCGAGGAGAACATCACGGGGTGGCCGGCCTTGACGAACAGCGCGCCGAGCGCGCCGCCCTCACGTCCGGCACCGACCATGCCGATCTTCAACGGCGAGCCAGCCGTCTGCGCCCGGGCGACGCGCGCCCGAGCCGTGACCGCGAGCCCGGCCAGGCCGCTCCCTGCAATGCGCATGAACTCCCGGCGCGCGTGATCAGCGAAGGGGTCGCTTGCCATGTTCGTCTCCTCCGTTCTGACGGGTGCTGGTGGGGCTTGCCACCCCGGTCTCCGGCGCCTGCATGCGGAGGGTAGCAGAGGGAAGCCCTGACGTCCAAGACACGCATGGCCGCTGCGCATCATCGACTTGGTCATCGACCCCCGGCGGCTCGGCCCGTCCCGGCCGCCCGGGAGAGGGGTCGCTCAGGGCCGGAGATCGAACTCCACGCGGGCGGCGCCGCCGGCCTCGACGAGGGGAGCGCGCCGGGCGGCGCCCGCCAGCCGCCGAGCGTCGAGACCGCCGCCTCGGGTGAGTTCCTGGCGGACGACCTCG is a window encoding:
- a CDS encoding NADPH-dependent F420 reductase, producing MASDPFADHARREFMRIAGSGLAGLAVTARARVARAQTAGSPLKIGMVGAGREGGALGALFVKAGHPVMFSSRHPEQLKGLVAGLGPLAQAGTVEQAIAFGDVVVIAIPYTAMEQIGKAHAGALAKKVLVIDVSNPIARRDGEELVKWVGEQGGAGLVTARLLPGARIVRAFNAIGSRRLAELAHRPGDPVGVPIAGDDPKAIAVAQSLIREIGFEPVLVGGLAMGKHLVPGTPLGGEHTPAEIRRIAGGLR